One genomic segment of Streptomyces niveus includes these proteins:
- a CDS encoding helix-turn-helix domain-containing protein, with translation MSPDATPDPYADPLIFGQRLQILRTRRGMTRDQLGGLLGRSASWVKGVEGGRLKTPKLELVLRIAEVLRVRDLSDLTGDQSVRIELFAGPGHPRLAAVKAAVDAYPLAIPQGEAPPTAHLRARLAHAWAARHSAPNHRDVVGALLPDLIRDAQLSVRQAESASQRRSAQAVLSEVYSLAQFFVAYQPDAPLLWRVAERGLIAAQESEDPRAIGVAAWLAAQAHRDSGPAHFDAADAVNLESLRYLEPLLPDAPDPVLAIAGALTFEAGYTAARRGETGSAWRYWDQARDMAGRLPVDYFDPVTSFSQSIMGAHAVTVAVELHAGGESVRQAAAADSVTIPSRPRRARHRIEEARGYQLDRQPDVALATLDKAHEAAPETIKYNGYAKSIVLEEVESKSPERKRRASALAVKMGLLAA, from the coding sequence ATGTCTCCAGACGCCACCCCAGACCCGTACGCAGATCCGTTGATCTTCGGACAGCGCCTCCAGATCCTCCGCACGCGGCGGGGAATGACCCGTGACCAACTCGGGGGGTTGCTTGGGCGCAGCGCATCATGGGTCAAGGGTGTGGAGGGCGGACGGCTCAAGACCCCCAAGCTTGAATTGGTCCTCCGCATTGCTGAGGTCCTGCGAGTCAGGGACCTGTCCGACCTCACCGGAGACCAGAGCGTGCGCATAGAACTGTTCGCCGGACCAGGACACCCACGTCTCGCAGCCGTCAAGGCCGCCGTCGACGCGTACCCACTGGCCATTCCCCAAGGAGAGGCACCACCCACCGCGCACCTTCGCGCACGGCTCGCCCACGCGTGGGCCGCGCGGCATTCAGCTCCCAATCACAGGGACGTCGTGGGTGCTTTGCTGCCCGACCTCATCCGAGACGCGCAGTTGAGCGTCAGGCAGGCTGAGAGCGCGTCACAACGTCGCTCAGCGCAGGCCGTACTTTCCGAGGTCTACTCGCTGGCTCAGTTCTTCGTGGCGTACCAGCCTGACGCGCCCTTGTTGTGGAGGGTTGCGGAGCGTGGCCTGATTGCTGCTCAGGAGTCCGAAGATCCCCGAGCAATCGGTGTAGCCGCATGGCTCGCTGCCCAGGCACATCGAGACTCGGGGCCCGCCCACTTTGACGCAGCCGACGCCGTGAATCTCGAAAGCCTGCGGTACCTGGAACCCCTGTTGCCCGACGCACCAGATCCTGTCTTGGCCATCGCAGGAGCACTGACCTTTGAGGCTGGATACACGGCAGCACGGCGTGGCGAGACCGGGAGCGCATGGCGTTACTGGGACCAGGCGCGTGACATGGCGGGACGGTTGCCCGTGGACTATTTCGACCCGGTCACATCCTTCTCTCAGTCGATCATGGGCGCCCACGCGGTGACTGTCGCTGTAGAACTTCACGCGGGGGGCGAGTCTGTACGCCAGGCAGCAGCGGCCGACTCCGTGACCATCCCCTCCCGCCCCCGTCGGGCGAGGCACCGCATTGAAGAAGCGCGGGGATACCAACTCGATCGGCAGCCTGACGTGGCACTGGCGACGCTCGACAAGGCACATGAAGCCGCACCCGAGACGATCAAGTACAACGGCTACGCAAAGAGCATCGTGTTGGAAGAGGTCGAGTCAAAAAGCCCCGAGCGTAAGCGCCGTGCGTCCGCTCTTGCCGTCAAGATGGGCCTACTAGCTGCGTGA
- the bcp gene encoding thioredoxin-dependent thiol peroxidase produces the protein MSERLQPGDTAPAFTLPDADGNDVSLADHKGRKVIVYFYPAALTPGCTKQACDFTDNLDVLAGAGYDVIGVSPDKPEKLAKFREKEDLKVTLVGDTDKAVLTSYGAFGEKKLYGKTVTGVIRSTVIVDEEGKVERALYNVRATGHVAKIIKDLGI, from the coding sequence ATGAGCGAGCGACTTCAGCCGGGCGACACCGCCCCCGCCTTCACCCTGCCCGACGCGGACGGCAACGACGTCTCGCTCGCCGACCACAAGGGACGCAAGGTCATCGTCTACTTCTACCCCGCCGCGCTTACCCCCGGATGCACCAAGCAGGCCTGCGACTTCACCGACAACCTCGACGTGCTGGCGGGCGCGGGCTACGACGTCATCGGCGTCTCGCCCGACAAGCCGGAGAAGCTCGCCAAGTTCCGCGAGAAGGAGGACCTGAAGGTCACGCTGGTCGGCGACACCGACAAGGCCGTCCTCACCTCGTACGGCGCCTTCGGCGAGAAGAAGCTCTACGGCAAGACGGTGACCGGCGTCATCCGCTCGACCGTCATCGTCGACGAGGAGGGCAAGGTCGAACGCGCGCTGTACAACGTCCGCGCCACCGGCCATGTCGCGAAGATCATCAAGGATCTCGGTATCTAG
- a CDS encoding DUF3618 domain-containing protein, with amino-acid sequence MSDARTPAQIEADIVRRRDQLAETLDEIGVRVHPQTIVGDAKARMVSRVDQTAGKAYVAVNRTVTGVKHKFVSEDGAPRLERLVPIALVVVGVVGLLTMSARRRRL; translated from the coding sequence GTGTCGGATGCCAGGACCCCTGCGCAGATCGAGGCGGACATCGTCCGCAGGCGCGACCAGCTCGCCGAGACGCTCGACGAGATCGGCGTGCGGGTGCACCCGCAGACGATCGTGGGCGACGCGAAGGCCCGGATGGTTTCCCGGGTGGACCAGACCGCGGGCAAGGCGTATGTCGCGGTGAATCGCACGGTGACGGGTGTGAAGCACAAGTTCGTCTCGGAGGACGGCGCTCCGAGGCTGGAGCGGCTCGTCCCGATCGCTCTGGTCGTCGTCGGTGTGGTCGGCCTGCTCACGATGTCGGCGCGCCGTCGCAGGCTCTGA
- a CDS encoding GroES family chaperonin, whose product MLHDRVLVRTDIPEGERRSSGGIVIPATAAVGRRLAWAEVVAVGQNVRTVEPADRVLYDPEDRAEVEVRGVAYVLMRERDLHAVAADRFEGSEDSTGLYL is encoded by the coding sequence ATGCTGCACGACCGGGTGCTGGTCAGGACCGACATCCCGGAGGGCGAGCGGCGTTCGTCCGGCGGCATCGTCATCCCGGCGACCGCCGCCGTCGGACGGCGCCTCGCCTGGGCCGAGGTGGTCGCGGTCGGCCAGAACGTGCGGACGGTGGAGCCCGCGGACCGGGTGCTGTACGACCCCGAGGACCGCGCCGAGGTCGAGGTGCGGGGCGTGGCCTACGTACTCATGCGGGAACGCGACCTGCACGCGGTGGCGGCCGACCGTTTCGAGGGGTCGGAGGACTCCACGGGGCTCTATCTCTAG
- a CDS encoding DMT family transporter gives MAWVLLIIAGLLEVGWSIGMKYTEGFTRLWPSVFTGAGIVVSMVLLSQAAKTLPIGTAYGVWVGIGAAGAAVVGMVALGEPTTAARIFFVCLLLVAVVGLKATSGH, from the coding sequence ATGGCCTGGGTCCTGCTCATAATCGCCGGTCTGCTCGAAGTCGGCTGGTCGATCGGGATGAAGTACACCGAAGGGTTCACCCGGCTCTGGCCGAGCGTGTTCACCGGTGCCGGAATCGTCGTCAGCATGGTGCTGCTCTCGCAAGCCGCCAAGACGCTCCCGATCGGTACGGCGTACGGCGTATGGGTCGGCATCGGCGCGGCCGGCGCGGCTGTCGTCGGCATGGTGGCCCTCGGCGAACCGACGACCGCCGCGCGGATCTTCTTCGTCTGCCTGCTGCTGGTGGCCGTGGTGGGCCTGAAGGCGACGTCGGGGCACTAG
- a CDS encoding transglycosylase domain-containing protein, with protein MSDAQQQGWAPRDPTDHGSGMVAAGPGALGGRGAGKGAGRKGRKGRRRRTGWRRILPTWRMLLGAFLTCAFILMAGFIGGYTLVKIPPANVAAVAQSNVYLYEDGSQLARDGEVNRENVPLSQIPSHVRRAVLAAEDRDFYNEPAIDPQGMARAAWNTMTGKGTQGGSTITQQYVKNYYLAQEQTVVRKGKEFFIAIKLNREESKAQILEGYLNTSYFGRNAYGIQAAAHAYYGKDIQDIDTAEGAFLAALLNAPSAYDVAVHPENRPHAEGRWKYVLDGMVTEKWLSPADRAALTFPAPGEAKPSTGLSGQRGYIVQAVEDYLTKNKIIDDSTLASGGYRITTTLQRPKQNALVESVDEQVMSKVDDKRAADRNVRVGGVSIDPATGGVVAMYGGVDYTRQYVNNATRRDYQVGSTFKPFVFTAAVENDSHTQDGEQITPNTVYDGTNKRMVQGPDGPTGYDPANEDDVSYGDVTVSEATDKSVNSVYAQMAQDVGPTRVRGTAVDLGIPDDTPDLTASPSIALGPATASVLDMTEAYATLANHGAHGTYTMVTKITKDGKTVELPRQKPGQAVSRQAADTTTAILRSVVEDGTGMAAQSANRPAAGKTGTAEDDKAAWFAGYTPDLATVVAIMGADPKTAQQKPLYGALGLERVNGGGPPAQIWGQFTAAALEGTEPTDFELTLEDGVEDISPPDDESGPPEEPSSPGQSEFPGESGEPDAPGGPSGQDGGADPGGNQGQSQGRTPGGGGTNGGGTDGGQGDGGTQGGDQGQSNGLTDGLIGGGGGADNGGGAADGGTGNGTPRAVRPRQ; from the coding sequence ATGAGCGACGCGCAGCAGCAGGGCTGGGCCCCGCGCGACCCGACGGACCACGGCTCCGGCATGGTGGCCGCGGGCCCCGGCGCCCTCGGCGGCAGGGGCGCCGGCAAGGGAGCCGGCCGCAAGGGGCGCAAGGGCCGCCGCAGGCGCACCGGCTGGCGGCGGATCCTGCCGACCTGGCGGATGCTGCTCGGCGCGTTCCTGACCTGCGCGTTCATCCTCATGGCCGGTTTCATCGGCGGCTACACCCTCGTCAAGATCCCGCCCGCCAACGTCGCGGCCGTCGCCCAGTCCAACGTGTATCTGTACGAGGACGGCAGCCAGCTGGCGCGCGACGGCGAGGTCAACCGCGAGAACGTGCCGCTCTCCCAGATCCCGTCGCACGTGCGCCGCGCCGTACTGGCCGCCGAGGACCGGGACTTCTACAACGAACCCGCCATCGACCCCCAGGGCATGGCCCGCGCCGCCTGGAACACGATGACCGGCAAGGGCACGCAGGGCGGCTCCACGATCACCCAGCAGTACGTCAAGAACTACTACCTCGCCCAGGAACAGACCGTCGTCCGCAAAGGCAAGGAGTTCTTCATCGCGATCAAGCTCAACCGCGAGGAGAGCAAGGCGCAGATCCTGGAGGGCTATCTGAACACCAGCTACTTCGGGCGCAACGCGTACGGCATCCAGGCCGCCGCGCACGCCTACTACGGCAAGGACATCCAGGACATCGACACGGCGGAGGGCGCCTTCCTGGCCGCGCTGCTCAATGCGCCCAGCGCGTACGACGTGGCCGTGCACCCGGAGAACAGGCCGCACGCGGAGGGTCGTTGGAAGTACGTCCTCGACGGCATGGTCACCGAGAAGTGGCTCTCCCCCGCCGACCGGGCCGCCCTGACCTTTCCGGCGCCCGGTGAGGCCAAGCCGTCCACCGGGCTCTCCGGACAGCGCGGCTACATCGTGCAGGCGGTCGAGGACTACCTCACCAAGAACAAGATCATCGACGACAGCACCCTCGCCAGCGGCGGCTACCGGATCACCACCACGCTCCAGCGGCCGAAGCAGAACGCCCTCGTCGAATCCGTCGACGAACAGGTCATGTCGAAGGTCGACGACAAGCGGGCGGCCGACCGCAACGTGCGGGTCGGCGGCGTCTCCATCGACCCGGCGACCGGCGGGGTCGTCGCCATGTACGGCGGTGTCGACTACACCCGGCAGTACGTCAACAACGCGACCCGCCGCGACTACCAGGTCGGCTCCACCTTCAAACCGTTCGTGTTCACCGCCGCCGTCGAGAACGACTCGCACACCCAGGACGGCGAACAGATCACCCCCAACACCGTCTACGACGGCACCAACAAGCGCATGGTGCAGGGCCCCGACGGGCCCACCGGCTACGACCCCGCCAACGAGGACGACGTCTCGTACGGGGACGTGACCGTCAGCGAGGCCACCGACAAGTCCGTCAACTCCGTGTACGCGCAGATGGCGCAGGACGTCGGCCCCACGCGGGTCCGCGGCACCGCGGTCGACCTCGGCATCCCCGACGACACCCCCGACCTCACCGCGTCGCCGTCCATCGCCCTCGGCCCGGCCACGGCGAGCGTGCTCGACATGACGGAGGCGTACGCGACGCTGGCCAACCACGGCGCGCACGGCACGTACACGATGGTCACGAAGATCACCAAGGACGGCAAGACCGTCGAACTGCCACGCCAGAAGCCGGGACAGGCCGTCAGCCGCCAGGCCGCCGACACCACCACGGCGATCCTGCGGAGCGTCGTGGAGGACGGCACGGGCATGGCGGCCCAGTCCGCGAACCGCCCGGCGGCGGGCAAGACGGGCACGGCGGAGGACGACAAGGCGGCCTGGTTCGCCGGCTACACGCCCGACCTCGCGACGGTCGTCGCGATCATGGGCGCGGACCCCAAGACGGCGCAGCAGAAGCCGCTGTACGGCGCGCTCGGTCTGGAGCGCGTCAACGGCGGCGGGCCGCCCGCGCAGATCTGGGGCCAGTTCACGGCGGCGGCCCTCGAAGGCACCGAGCCCACGGACTTCGAACTGACCCTGGAGGACGGGGTGGAGGACATCTCCCCGCCGGACGACGAGTCGGGCCCGCCCGAGGAGCCCTCGTCGCCGGGGCAGTCGGAGTTCCCCGGCGAATCGGGTGAGCCCGACGCACCGGGCGGGCCCTCGGGGCAGGACGGGGGCGCCGACCCCGGCGGGAACCAGGGCCAGTCGCAGGGCCGGACACCGGGGGGCGGGGGCACCAACGGCGGCGGTACGGACGGGGGTCAGGGCGACGGCGGGACGCAGGGCGGGGACCAGGGGCAGTCGAACGGTCTGACCGACGGGCTCATCGGAGGCGGCGGCGGAGCGGACAACGGGGGCGGAGCGGCGGACGGAGGCACGGGCAACGGCACGCCGCGCGCCGTACGCCCACGTCAGTGA
- a CDS encoding ABC transporter permease: MRLYAVVAAGGFRRYATYRTATAAGVFTNTVFGFIVAYAYTALWDQRPNLGGYDLSQALTYVWLGQALLMTCAMMGGGFEDEVMERIRSGDVAIDLYRPADLQLWWLAGDLGRAAFHLVGRGIVPMALGALAFDLALPGNPLTWLAFLLSVFLGVVVSFSVRFLVALSAFWLMDGAGVGQITFLVGLFFSGMLLPLTLFPGLLGEIARVLPWSSLLQVPADVFLGRHTGWGLLGAFAFQAGWALALLALGRLVQSVATRRVVVQGG; the protein is encoded by the coding sequence GTGCGTCTGTACGCGGTCGTCGCGGCGGGTGGCTTCCGCCGCTACGCGACATACCGGACCGCCACGGCCGCCGGAGTGTTCACCAACACCGTCTTCGGCTTCATCGTGGCGTACGCCTACACGGCGCTCTGGGACCAGCGGCCGAACCTCGGCGGCTACGACCTCTCGCAGGCCCTCACCTACGTCTGGCTCGGCCAGGCGCTGCTGATGACCTGCGCCATGATGGGCGGCGGCTTCGAGGACGAGGTGATGGAACGCATCCGCAGCGGCGACGTCGCGATCGATCTCTATCGGCCGGCGGATCTCCAACTGTGGTGGCTGGCGGGTGACTTGGGGCGCGCCGCCTTCCATCTGGTGGGGCGCGGGATCGTACCGATGGCGCTCGGCGCGCTCGCCTTCGACCTGGCGCTGCCGGGCAATCCCCTGACGTGGCTCGCCTTCCTCCTCTCCGTGTTCCTGGGGGTCGTGGTCAGCTTCTCCGTACGCTTCCTGGTCGCCCTGTCGGCCTTCTGGCTGATGGACGGCGCGGGCGTCGGGCAGATCACCTTCCTGGTGGGGCTGTTCTTCTCCGGGATGCTGCTGCCGCTGACGCTCTTCCCCGGTCTGCTCGGCGAGATCGCGAGAGTGCTGCCCTGGTCGTCGCTGCTCCAGGTGCCGGCGGACGTCTTCCTCGGCCGCCACACCGGGTGGGGGCTGCTCGGGGCGTTCGCCTTCCAGGCCGGCTGGGCGCTGGCGCTGCTGGCGCTCGGGCGGCTGGTCCAGTCCGTGGCGACGCGACGGGTGGTGGTGCAGGGTGGCTGA